One stretch of Candidatus Obscuribacterales bacterium DNA includes these proteins:
- the pgl gene encoding 6-phosphogluconolactonase: MDKHIQVLPDKGAIIQTALQLILERAQTAIALRGRFTIALAGGGTPKPLYEALAQQSLPWDKIWIFWGDERYVPPTHPDSNEGMARQAWLNHVPIPAEQIVPMPTDADDPAIAAQHHNQQLLDIFQPPAGTMPSLDVILLGIGDDGHTASLFPHTAALTVSDRLVTVGNKDGQPRITFTAPFINQAATVLFLVTGASKQAALTEIFSDTGDDAAYPARLIRPQGELWWLLDTAAAQDVPALL; encoded by the coding sequence ATGGATAAGCACATTCAGGTGTTGCCTGATAAGGGCGCGATTATACAAACGGCACTGCAACTCATCCTAGAGCGGGCCCAGACAGCGATCGCCCTGCGAGGACGGTTCACCATCGCTCTAGCCGGTGGCGGGACGCCCAAGCCGCTCTATGAAGCCCTGGCCCAGCAGTCGCTGCCCTGGGACAAAATTTGGATCTTTTGGGGAGACGAACGCTACGTGCCGCCCACCCATCCCGACAGCAACGAAGGTATGGCCCGCCAAGCCTGGCTCAACCATGTGCCTATCCCCGCCGAGCAAATCGTGCCGATGCCAACGGATGCCGATGATCCAGCGATCGCTGCCCAGCATCATAATCAGCAACTCCTAGATATCTTCCAACCCCCAGCCGGCACCATGCCATCCCTCGATGTAATTTTGCTCGGCATAGGCGACGATGGTCATACCGCCTCCCTGTTTCCCCATACCGCTGCGCTTACCGTGAGCGATCGCCTGGTGACCGTGGGCAACAAAGATGGTCAGCCACGGATTACCTTCACCGCTCCCTTCATCAATCAAGCCGCTACAGTCCTCTTTTTGGTAACAGGTGCAAGCAAGCAAGCGGCCTTAACCGAAATCTTCTCTGACACGGGCGATGATGCCGCCTATCCCGCTCGTTTGATTCGTCCCCAGGGCGAACTTTGGTGGCTCTTAGACACAGCAGCGGCCCAAGACGTCCCTGCGTTGCTGTAG